The stretch of DNA TCCCTTCTCACGGAGTCTGGTTCGGGTGAAATTACTTTTATTGATGGTGAGCGCAAGCAGGTGTGAGTGACTGCACCTCTTTCAGAGGACACAGGACTGGGCTTAAGGAAGGGAGGGCCAGAGCGCCCGCCTTGGTGGATGTAGGATTCGCTCCTTATTAGGGCGTGAGTGCTACATTCTGAAAGGATTTATTTTGGGACAAGGCACAAGCACAGGGGAGGCAGGCAACACCAGCCCTCAGGCTACACTCTCCATTTGGAGCAGAGCTTCTTCGGCAGCCCCAGGTCTCCCGGGATCTTCCTCGGTGTCCTGCGGAGGCTCTGGCTCCAGCGTGGGCTCCAGCGCAGGCTGGGCTTCCGGCTGGGCTTCAGCGCTCCGGCCAGGCCCAAGGCGAGGCGGCTTGACCGGGGTGGGCGGTGGCGCTGCAGGGCCTTTCCGGCCCGAAAGGGCCCTTCGGAGGCTCTGTACCTTCTGCAATCCGGTGCGCCGCAGCCGCTGGGCCCTGGACTCCACCGGCTCCTCGTCCGAGCTCTCTCCAACTTCGGCCTCCAGCTGCTCTGGGCCCAGCTCGGACTGGTCCGCCGGGCCCAAGGGCTCTGGTGCCTTCTGGAAAGCGCTGGCTGGGACTTCACCCTCCTCCTGCATGTGACGGACACAGCACTGATCCTGGCAGCTCCTTACCCCCAGCAGCCCGAAACTCACTCCTTAATTACACAAGGGAAACCTTTTACCTCCGCAGCCAGAGTCTGGGGGGAAAGGCAGGCGTGGGAAGGTAAGGGGAGGGAAAGCTGCGTGCGAACTGCAAAACGCTGTAAAGTAGGTGAGGCCTGGTGAGGGGCGAGAAGAGGATAGTGCCCGCAGTCACGGAATGCCCTTTCAACCACCGTTATTTTAGGGATTGGCTGGGACTCAGACCAAATTCTGCGGACGTGGCCTGAGCTAGAGCTGGGCGGGCTTGGATTGGCCAGGCGGGGCTCAGGCGTGAGAGGGAGGGATGGGGCTGGGTCTTGGGAAGTGGGTGCGGCTCTGTGAGTCTGTTCCACAGCAACAGACGGCGGGAGGGGTCAGGAATGTGGGTGTGGTAGGTGGATGGAAGCGGGGAGCCCCCAGCTGGTGGCCCACAGGCCGGCAAAGGCCTCGGATTGGGGACCGTTTGAGGTCACTGACCTTGAAGAGCAGAACGTGGAGCTTCCCGCGCGCCACCAGCAGCCCGTGGTTGGCCTCCAGCCGCTGCACCTGGGCTGCGCGGCGCACCGCGCGCTCTTGGGCGGCGTTGGCGTGCGAGCTCACGCGCTCCGCCTTGGCCAGCAGCTGCGCCAAGGTGTTGCTGGTGGTGTCGTGGCTGCGACTCAGAGCGCCCAGGCCGCTCTGGATGCGGCGCACGGACCCTGCCAGGCCTCCCTGCCTTCGAGCCAGGCCTCCCTGCCGCTCCCGCAGAGTCTCCAGCATGGAGGCCAGCTTCTCCAGCAGGGTCACCACCGTCACGGCGTGCACGGGACCCCCCGCCGGCGCCTCGGGCACAGGCCCCCGCTCCAACGCACTCTCCCTCATGATCCCTGACCGCTCTGCTCCGTCTGCCTGCAACTGCTGGCCGCACTACGGTCAGGGGCCTCCTTTCCCTGGCTCCTCCCCAGCTCCAGCTGTGACTCAGGCAGGCGGAGTTGGCCTTCTGGGGCGGCGGGAGGGCGCGAGGGCGTGGGGATGTTGGCAGCGGGGTCTCTTGAAAGCGTTTCGCCTTCCGCTGTCCCGCGCCGGGGGCCTGCTGGGAAGCCTGTTGGCCCCAAATCGGCCCCCTGCAAACCCTCTCACTCTGAGTTTGAGTTACCCTCCTCCGCTCCAATTCCCTGGTGTGCCTGTTTCAGTTCTCCACTGCAAAGGGCGAGTCAcggaaatttttatttcatgcatCTTAGTGGGCGCAGAGACTGTGTTGGCACGGCAAAGAGATAACCAGAGGGGCCTCCGTCGCCGTCCACTTTCGGCCTCCCACACCAGTGAAGATTGCCCCCAGGCTGGATGCAGGCGACAGGGAGGCCCTGGAACATTCTGCTTACAGATCGCGAACTGTCAAGGCCCGAGGCCCCGCTTTGTGACTTGGACAGGCTGCTCATTGTGGGCTGGCGGGCGGGGCATCCTCTGGTGTTTTCCTAATAGTCATCTCCAGGGTTTAGCCTCAGGCTTCGTTTCCTGCTTCTTTATTTCGTCCTCTTGGGTAGCATTATCtggtttcttttctctagttttctGCCCTCTCTTTCTTTGGGTTTCACTGGTAAATCTCAGCCGCCCCGGCCCCAGCACCCAAGCTTGGAGGATAAGCAGGACACCTTCACCTCTTTTAAAATCCTTAAAAGCGTTAGACTAGGCACTGGTCTTTGCTTTGATAGAGGTTACTTGGGCTCCTGCCTgactttttttgcttgtttgtttgtttcttgtgttCTGTGGAACTGCGGAGAGTAAAGATTTGAAATTGCTgctgcagagagggagagagtgggcATGGAGGATCCAGTTAATGATGTGGATTGTGAATTTCTAATGTCAGCAGTTCGAAACATCCCATGccttagccgggcgcggtggctcatgcttgtaatcccaccactttgggaggccgaggggggaggatcacgtgaggcagggagttccagaccagcctgggcaacatggcaaaaccccgtctctactaaaaatacaaaaattagcagggcgttgtgacacacgcctgtaatcccagctactcgggagggctgaggcagaagaatcgtttgaacctgggaggcagagaatgcagtaaaccaagattgctccactgcactacagcctggaggacagagcaagactccatctcaaaaaaaaaagaaaagaaaaaagaaaatcccgtGCCTTGTTTGTAGCAATACTTGGCAAACCGTCTCACAAATGCAAGTAATCCATTAATCCTGAtgatctctctccctcttcctcttctcactgAACCTGTGAGGGCCACTTGTTGACAACTGTGGAAGAAACTTGTGTCACTCTGGAAATAGTTACATGGGCCTGAAGTGCCACAGACGTGGGCAGCTAATGCCAGAAATCTGGTGATGCTAAGCTGATGGCTGATTTCTACAAATACAAGGCCATAAGCCTGACCCCTGCTGCTTAATACAAGAGAAAATAAGCTCTCTTGGGAATCTGGTGGGAATCACCATCTCTTCCAGTGAAACTACATTTACCCAGAGAGATCCATCAGGGATGTACCAGTTAAAATGCTTTCAGACTGAGGGAACAAAAACTCAATTCAAACAGTACTTAGTAACAGGAAACTCAATTCAAACATAATTGAAAAAGAGGATTGGTAGAGTGGTGATTAAGTGTGAGTCATTCACAGCTCCAAATCTGGTTTTCTACAGTTCTCTCCACTGCTCAACTATGAGCCCCATCCCGCACCTCTCACACTCCCCCATGTCCCCCACACACCCCCTACCCATGTGTATGTGCCCACATACGCACAGGTGTCAGCTTCATTCCAGGCCTCACAACTCTGCAcaagatcttaaaaaaaaaaggggaccATCTTAAAATTTAGGACATTTATTTCCCAGAAGCCTCCCAGAATTTTTACACTTGCCTTCCACTGGGTTACATGGCTTTTCCAAATCCAAATTCTATGGCTACAAAAATGACATGCATTGATGGGTTTAGGCCTATGTTCCCTAAACAATCACTGACAAGAAATCTAATAATTGGCTTTTGACAAGTTAGATCAATTCTGAAGTAGAGTAGATTCAGCTTCCCCAGGAGTATTAGGGTGGTATGGGAGGAAAAGTGGATATCTGTACAAAAATCTGGGTACTACTGGGAATGGATATTAATATTACAGGAAGCCTATGAAAGAATCACCAGCTTTGATGAGTGGGGCTAAGGAAATTCAGTGCATTTGGAAGTAAGAAGTACTTGCATAGATACTTGGATAGatttggatagattttttttttttttcctgagaccaagtctcgctctgtcacccaggctggagtgcaaacgcgcgatcttggctcactgcaacctccgcctcccaggttcaagcaattcccctgcctcagcctcctgagtagctgggattacaggcacgcgtgaccacgcccagctaatttttgtaattttagtagaggcaggatttcaccatgttggtcaggctggtcttgaactcctgaccccatgatccgcccaccttggcctcccaaagtgctgggattacaggcgtgagccaccgcgcccagcatagacagatatttttttaaaacctggtAATGAAGTGGCATTGTTGTCTGGAGTAAATACCCGAGATTGGTTGTGTCACAGCTATGGAAAActaggacatggacacacaaaGAGGTTCAGAGCAGAAGTTgaataggcaaaagaaaaagaagagctctctgcagcagagagggGTCCCAGAGAAATGGGTTGCTGGTTCCACCGTGGAATGCAAGGGATTTTATAGATGACCTTAAGGAGGCAGTGTgtcatttacatagggcacaaaagattggttggaccaggtgtgtcaTTTGCATACAGCTCAAAAAACTGGTTAGGGCTAGGTATGCCATTTGTATAGGCACAAAAAGATGGCCacccccaccctaatcttttattttgcAGATGGGTTCTCTACCTGGCCAGTGCCATGTTGCCTGTTTCTTTACTGTAACtgtggtgacaaagaaaagggaagatggagcctccatgttgaacatacctggcccccaggtagcccttttctattgacacagctgctggcattc from Homo sapiens chromosome 11, GRCh38.p14 Primary Assembly encodes:
- the CAVIN3 gene encoding caveolae-associated protein 3, translating into MRESALERGPVPEAPAGGPVHAVTVVTLLEKLASMLETLRERQGGLARRQGGLAGSVRRIQSGLGALSRSHDTTSNTLAQLLAKAERVSSHANAAQERAVRRAAQVQRLEANHGLLVARGKLHVLLFKEEGEVPASAFQKAPEPLGPADQSELGPEQLEAEVGESSDEEPVESRAQRLRRTGLQKVQSLRRALSGRKGPAAPPPTPVKPPRLGPGRSAEAQPEAQPALEPTLEPEPPQDTEEDPGRPGAAEEALLQMESVA